A genome region from Leishmania mexicana MHOM/GT/2001/U1103 complete genome, chromosome 28 includes the following:
- a CDS encoding putative proteasome beta 3 subunit, with amino-acid sequence MSIMSYSGGSVMAMAGKECFVIISDKRLGEQLKTISTEVPKLHVVNDSIVYGLTGLRTDQQTFVNKVQFRTDMYKLREERNITGKAFSSMITSMLYEARFGPWFVEPVIGSIDKSTGKVYLCATDLIGAPCEPEDYVCAGTAAESLHGMCEALWRPGMSPEEVFEIAAQAMLSACDRDSLSGYGAVAMIVTKDKITTRLIKGRKD; translated from the coding sequence ATGTCTATTATGTCATACAGCGGCGGCTCGGTGATGGCCATGGCGGGTAAAGAGTGCTTCGTTATCATATCCGATAAACGCCTCGGTGAGCAGCTGAAGACTATCTCGACGGAGGTGCCGAAGCTGCATGTTGTTAACGACAGCATTGTGTACGGCCTCACCGGCCTGCGCACGGACCAGCAAACCTTTGTAAACAAAGTTCAGTTTCGCACCGACATGTacaagctgcgcgaggagcgcaACATTACTGGCAAGGCGTTCTCGTCCATGATCACGTCCATGCTGTACGAGGCACGTTTCGGGCCATGGTTCGTGGAGCCGGTGATCGGAAGCATAGATAAGTCGACGGGCAAGGTGTACCTGTGCGCCACCGACCTCATCGGTGCCCCGTGCGAGCCAGAGGACTATGTCTgtgccggcaccgctgctgagaGCTTGCACGGCATGTGCGAGGCTCTCTGGCGCCCGGGCATGTCTCCGGAGGAGGTTTTTGAGATTGCCGCGCAGGCGATGCTGTCTGCGTGTGATCGCGACAGTCTCTCCGGCTACGGTGCAGTGGCGATGATTGTGACGAAAGACAAAATCACAACGCGCCTCATCAAGGGCCGAAAGGACTAG
- a CDS encoding DNA-direcetd RNA polymerase II, subunit 9,putative — protein sequence MEAEEITQVSIGNATTAPMLFCSRCNNLLYPECDDDNYSMTWRCNYCKTTEQHDDCKLVHVMNLKMKADAIGGMDLIAEFASDPTAQRDPDKPCPKCGKKGVACFVNPLGQPQEDMTLYFACSDTVCRHVWKGAAVEDQN from the coding sequence atggaggcggaggagatcACCCAGGTGAGCATCGGCAATGCTACCACCGCACCGATGCTCTTCTGCTCACGCTGCAACAACCTCCTTTACCCCGAGTGTGACGATGACAACTACAGCATGACGTGGCGCTGCAACTACTGCAAAACGACTGAGCAGCACGATGACTGCAAGCTTGTCCACGTTATGAACCTGAAGATGAAAGCAGACGCGATCGGTGGCATGGATCTGATTGCCGAGTTCGCCAGCGACCCAACCGCGCAGCGTGATCCTGACAAGCCGTGCCCCAAGTGCGGCAAGAAGGGTGTTGCTTGCTTTGTGAACCCGCTCGGGCAACCGCAGGAGGACATGACACTTTACTTTGCTTGCTCTGATACGGTGTGTCGCCATGTGTGGAagggcgctgccgtcgaggaCCAGAACTAG